The Enterobacter mori genomic interval TTGTGCAAGCAGGCTGTCCAGCGCCAGGTCGAGCGTATCCGGCGAAAACGTCACGCGTTCTCGCAGTGAAACCGGGGCTGTTTTGTGGTTGATGCCGAGTGCTAATAGGGTCATGTTGAGCGGGAGTAGTACCAGCGTTAATAAGGTTAGCAGAACGCATCATACAGGATGCGCGAGATCAATAAAAGGGACTGCCCCCTTTCGGAGTAATAGGTTACACAACGCTTTGAGATAATTTGAACGTAGACGGTAGCACTGTGGGACGCTAGCATTAACAGTTATAACTGCAACGTATCTCAAGGATTTGTCCTCATTATGACCCGACTGATTCGCCTGCTGCCGCTGGCGGCACTGGTTCTGACCGCGTGTACTGTCACCCAACCAAAAGGCCCGGGCAAAAGCCCTGATTCACCGCAGTGGCGTCAGCACCAGCAGGACGTCCGTAACCTGAGCCAGTACCAGACCCGCGGCGCTTTCGCTTATCTCTCTGACGAACAAAAGGTTTATGCCCGCTTCTTCTGGCAGCAAACGGGCCAGGACAACTATCGCCTGCTGCTGCTGAACCCGCTGGGCAGCACCGAACTGGAGCTTATCGCCAAACCGGGCGAAGCGCAGATCACCGATAACAAAGGCCAGCACTATACCGCGACCGATGCCGAAGAGATGATTGGCAAACTGACCGGGATGCCTATCCCGCTCAACAGCCTGCGCCAGTGGATCCTCGGCCTGCCGGGTGAGGCAACAGACTACCAGCTTGACGATCAATACCGTCTCAGCCAGGTGAACTACACTCAGAATGGCAAGACCTGGAAAGTGGTGTACAGCGCCTATGACAGCAAGAGTAAACCGTCGTTGCCGTCGAATATGGAGCTGACGCAAGGTAGCCAGCGCATCAAGCTGAAAATGGACAACTGGATCGTTAAATGATGACCCACTGGCCCTCTCCGGCAAAACTGAACCTGTTTTTATATATCACCGGCCAGCGTGCTGACGGTTATCACACCCTGCAGACGCTGTTTCAGTTTATTGACTATGGCGACACGATCGCCATTGAGCTGCGCCAGGATGGACAGATTTGTCTGCTGACGCCCGTTGAAGGCGTGGCGCATGAGGACAACCTGATCGTGCGCGCCGCGCGTATGCTGATGAAAGCCGCAGCGGAATCGGCCCGTCTGCCCGCTGGAAGCGGTGCAGATATCCGTATCGAGAAGCGTCTGCCGATGGGCGGCGGACTGGGCGGTGGTTCATCTAACGCCGCGACCATACTGGTTGCGCTGAATCATCTCTGGGGCTGCGGGCTGTCAAAGGACGAACTGGCAGCCTTAGGCTTGACGCTGGGGGCTGATGTCCCGGTGTTTGTTCGCGGTCATGCGGCTTTTGCCGAGGGCGTTGGCGAGCTCCTCACGCCGGTCGACCCGCCGGAAAAATGGTATCTGGTTGCCCACCCTGGCGTGAGCATACCAACGCCGGTCATCTTTAAAGATCCTGACCTGAAAAGAAATACCCCGGAACGGTCAATAGAAACGTTATTAAATTGTGAATTCAGCAACGATTGCGAGGATATCGCAAGAAAACGTTTTCGCGAGGTTGATGCGGTGCTTTCCTGGCTGTTAGAATACGCGCCGTCGCGCCTTACGGGTACAGGGGCCTGTGTCTTTGCTGAATTTGACACCGAATCCGCCGCTCGTCAGGTGCTTGAGCAAGCGCCGGTTTGGCTGCATGGTTTTGTAGCACGCGGGATGAACACCTCCCCCCTACAGCAGACCATACTGGCGCAGACTGAGTTTCGGTGACAACGTCACCCTGTTCCAGACGTTGCATCGCGCTCTTTAATACACCGCCTGGATAGCATTTGCCTGGCCCGCACAGTTTGCGGCGAACGCTATCCACCACTGGACGCATGCCTGAGGTTCTTCTCGTGCCTGATATGAAGCTTTTTGCTGGTAACGCCACCCCGGAACTAGCACAACGTATTGCCAACCGCCTGTACACTTCCCTCGGCGACGCCGCCGTAGGTCGCTTTAGCGACGGCGAAGTCAGCGTACAAATTAACGAAAATGTACGCGGTGGTGATATTTTCATCATCCAGTCCACCTGTGCTCCAACAAATGACAACCTGATGGAACTGGTTGTTATGGTCGACGCCCTGCGTCGCGCTTCAGCAGGCCGTATCACTGCTGTAATCCCCTACTTTGGTTATGCCCGCCAGGACCGTCGCGTCCGCTCCGCGCGCGTGCCAATCACTGCCAAAGTTGTCGCTGACTTCCTGTCCAGCGTTGGCGTTGACCGTGTACTGACCGTTGACCTGCACGCTGAGCAGATCCAGGGCTTCTTCGACGTTCCGGTTGATAACGTTTTCGGCAGCCCAATCCTGCTGGAAGACATGCTGCAGCTGAACCTGGACAACCCAATCGTGGTTTCTCCGGACATCGGCGGCGTGGTGCGTGCCCGTGCTATCGCCAAGCTGCTGAACGATACCGACATGGCGATCATCGACAAACGCCGCCCGCGCGCTAACGTTTCTCAGGTGATGCACATCATCGGTGACGTTGCGGGCCGCGACTGCGTACTGGTTGACGACATGATCGATACCGGCGGTACGCTGTGTAAAGCCGCTGAAGCGCTGAAAGAGCGTGGTGCCAAACGCGTGTTCGCTTACGCGACCCACCCGATCTTCTCCGGTAACGCGGTAAACAACCTGCGCAACTCCGTCATTGACGAAGTGGTGGTATGCGATACCATCCCACTGAGCGACGAGATCAAGGCACTGCCAAACGTGCGTACGTTGACCCTGTCCGGGATGCTGGCCGAAGCGATTCGTCGTATCAGCAACGAAGAATCCATCTCTGCAATGTTCGAACACTGATCGAACACGGCCGAAAAACCCGCTGCGGCGGGTTTTTTTGTTTATAGTGTTTATTTGTATGACTTATGCCTCCTTCACCTGCCATTCATATGACAGATGATGCGCACACGGATGATAGATAATTGTGAAAAACGTAACCTCCTCACATGTTCTGCCCTTTCGCGCCCTCATCGACGCCTGCTGGAAAGAGAAGTACACCTCGTCACGCTTTGTACGTGACCTGATTGCCGGGATCACCGTCGGCATTATCGCTATCCCGCTGGCGATGGCGCTGGCGATTGGCAGCGGCGTCGCGCCGCAGTACGGGCTGTACACCTCGGCCGTTGCCGGGATAGTCATTGCCCTGACGGGCGGCTCGCGCTTCAGCGTCTCCGGCCCGACCGCCGCCTTTGTGGTGATCCTCTACCCGGTTTCGCAGCAGTTTGGCCTGGCAGGCCTGCTGGTCGCCACCCTGATGTCCGGCGTCTTTTTGATTCTGTTTGGTCTGGCCCGCTTTGGGCGGCTGATCGAGTACATCCCCCTTTCCGTGACGCTGGGGTTCACTTCAGGGATTGGTATCACTATCGGAACCATGCAGATCAAGGATTTCCTCGGCCTGCAGATGGCTCATATTCCTGAGCACTATTTACAGAAAGTGGGTGCGTTGTTTATGGCGCTGCCGACCGCCAACCTGGGCGACGCCGCCATTGGGATTGTGACGCTGGGCACGCTGATTGTCTGGCCTCGTCTGGGGATCCGTCTGCCGGGCCATCTTCCCGCGCTGCTGCTGGGCTGCGCTGTGATGGCTATCGTCAATATGTTCGGTGGTCATGTCGCGACCATCGGTTCACAGTTCCACTATGTTCTGGCGGACGGTTCACAAGGTAGCGGCATTCCGCAGCTGTTACCGCAGCTAGTGCTGCCGTGGGACATGCCCGGCTCCAGCTTTACCCTAAGCTGGGATTCCCTGCGTGCACTGCTTCCCGCCGCGTTCTCGATGGCGATGCTGGGGGCGATTGAGTCCCTGCTCTGCGCGGTGGTGCTGGACGGTATGACCGGCACCAAACACAAAGCCAACAGCGAGCTGGTCGGTCAGGGATTAGGCAACCTCGTCGCGCCGTTCTTCGGCGGTATTACCGCAACGGCAGCCATCGCCCGTTCTGCGGCAAACGTGCGCGCGGGGGCGACCTCACCCGTTTCGGCGGTGATCCACTCCGTGCTGGTGATCCTCGCCCTGCTCATTCTTGCTCCGTGGCTCTCCTGGCTTCCGCTCTCTGCAATGGCGGCGCTGCTGCTGATGGTGGCCTGGAACATGAGTGAGGCGCACAAGGTGGTGAACCTTCTGCGTCGCGCGCCGAAGGACGACATCATCGTGATGCTGATCTGTATGTCGCTGACCGTGCTGTTCGATATGGTTAT includes:
- the lolB gene encoding lipoprotein insertase outer membrane protein LolB, coding for MTRLIRLLPLAALVLTACTVTQPKGPGKSPDSPQWRQHQQDVRNLSQYQTRGAFAYLSDEQKVYARFFWQQTGQDNYRLLLLNPLGSTELELIAKPGEAQITDNKGQHYTATDAEEMIGKLTGMPIPLNSLRQWILGLPGEATDYQLDDQYRLSQVNYTQNGKTWKVVYSAYDSKSKPSLPSNMELTQGSQRIKLKMDNWIVK
- the ispE gene encoding 4-(cytidine 5'-diphospho)-2-C-methyl-D-erythritol kinase, with protein sequence MMTHWPSPAKLNLFLYITGQRADGYHTLQTLFQFIDYGDTIAIELRQDGQICLLTPVEGVAHEDNLIVRAARMLMKAAAESARLPAGSGADIRIEKRLPMGGGLGGGSSNAATILVALNHLWGCGLSKDELAALGLTLGADVPVFVRGHAAFAEGVGELLTPVDPPEKWYLVAHPGVSIPTPVIFKDPDLKRNTPERSIETLLNCEFSNDCEDIARKRFREVDAVLSWLLEYAPSRLTGTGACVFAEFDTESAARQVLEQAPVWLHGFVARGMNTSPLQQTILAQTEFR
- the prs gene encoding ribose-phosphate diphosphokinase; this encodes MPDMKLFAGNATPELAQRIANRLYTSLGDAAVGRFSDGEVSVQINENVRGGDIFIIQSTCAPTNDNLMELVVMVDALRRASAGRITAVIPYFGYARQDRRVRSARVPITAKVVADFLSSVGVDRVLTVDLHAEQIQGFFDVPVDNVFGSPILLEDMLQLNLDNPIVVSPDIGGVVRARAIAKLLNDTDMAIIDKRRPRANVSQVMHIIGDVAGRDCVLVDDMIDTGGTLCKAAEALKERGAKRVFAYATHPIFSGNAVNNLRNSVIDEVVVCDTIPLSDEIKALPNVRTLTLSGMLAEAIRRISNEESISAMFEH
- the dauA gene encoding C4-dicarboxylic acid transporter DauA; the encoded protein is MKNVTSSHVLPFRALIDACWKEKYTSSRFVRDLIAGITVGIIAIPLAMALAIGSGVAPQYGLYTSAVAGIVIALTGGSRFSVSGPTAAFVVILYPVSQQFGLAGLLVATLMSGVFLILFGLARFGRLIEYIPLSVTLGFTSGIGITIGTMQIKDFLGLQMAHIPEHYLQKVGALFMALPTANLGDAAIGIVTLGTLIVWPRLGIRLPGHLPALLLGCAVMAIVNMFGGHVATIGSQFHYVLADGSQGSGIPQLLPQLVLPWDMPGSSFTLSWDSLRALLPAAFSMAMLGAIESLLCAVVLDGMTGTKHKANSELVGQGLGNLVAPFFGGITATAAIARSAANVRAGATSPVSAVIHSVLVILALLILAPWLSWLPLSAMAALLLMVAWNMSEAHKVVNLLRRAPKDDIIVMLICMSLTVLFDMVIAISVGIVLASLLFMRRIAQMTRLSPVNVEVPDDVLVLRVIGPLFFAAAEGLFSDLESRLAGKRIVVLKWDAVPVLDAGGLDAFQRFVARLPEGCELRVSNLEFQPLRTMARAGVQPIPGRLSFYPNREAALADL